In the Sediminispirochaeta bajacaliforniensis DSM 16054 genome, one interval contains:
- a CDS encoding carbohydrate ABC transporter permease: MRTVGKKSKVIGFGTVGILTVTGLVFLFPVYALVLAAFRPGQELMRFGITLKTLIPEGLSAENILGLFTARKGAYGFWLRNSIVIMVLRTGLSVLFSAFVGYGLGMYEFKGRSFFLSLVLFLMVVPIQILILPLYRMIISLRLINTVWGVILPFVVYPFAIFFFRQYAVTLPRAFLDAGRIDGVSEIGIFFRIMMPLMIPAFGAMIILVSLQSWNDFLWPLIVMRTEKMFTIPIGLNSLLTPYGNNYDMLLSGAFVATVPIIIVFLLFQRFFISGLSAGSIKG; encoded by the coding sequence ATGCGAACAGTGGGAAAAAAATCGAAAGTTATCGGCTTTGGCACGGTGGGTATTCTAACGGTAACCGGGCTTGTCTTTTTGTTTCCTGTGTATGCTCTCGTTCTTGCCGCCTTCCGTCCGGGGCAGGAACTAATGAGATTCGGGATTACGTTAAAAACCCTTATCCCCGAAGGCTTGTCCGCTGAGAACATCTTGGGGCTTTTTACCGCCCGTAAGGGTGCCTACGGTTTCTGGCTGCGAAACAGCATTGTCATCATGGTGCTTCGAACCGGTTTGTCGGTCTTGTTTTCGGCCTTTGTAGGATATGGTCTTGGTATGTATGAATTTAAGGGGAGAAGTTTTTTTCTTTCCCTCGTGCTATTTCTGATGGTTGTGCCCATCCAAATCCTTATCTTGCCGCTATACCGTATGATCATTAGCCTTCGTTTGATTAATACGGTATGGGGAGTGATACTGCCGTTTGTTGTCTATCCCTTTGCTATATTCTTTTTCAGGCAATATGCCGTAACCTTGCCAAGGGCCTTTCTTGATGCCGGGCGAATAGACGGAGTGTCGGAGATCGGTATCTTTTTTCGAATCATGATGCCGTTGATGATACCGGCCTTCGGCGCCATGATCATTCTTGTTTCTCTCCAAAGTTGGAATGACTTTCTTTGGCCCCTGATCGTCATGAGAACCGAGAAAATGTTCACCATACCAATAGGGTTGAATTCACTTTTGACTCCCTACGGCAACAATTACGATATGCTTCTTTCCGGTGCTTTTGTTGCCACCGTACCGATTATCATTGTTTTTCTCTTATTTCAACGGTTTTTTATTTCCGGGCTGAGTGCAGGATCAATCAAAGGATAA
- a CDS encoding ArsR/SmtB family transcription factor, translating into MMDEDQILVIEPRQGLDILKGLASEIRVEILLLVQKRSRNINEIAQALGMAQSTIATNVMVLEKAGLIRTESIKGKKGMQKICHPVYREMVVKLKGEEPQQSRDDIVEVEMPIGLYTRYNVTAPCGLCSAENIIGYLDVPSSFLDPARMKAGLIWFETGYIEYKFPNNSLYKERPVTGVEFIAELSSEVPGTNKEWLSDICVSINGIKIGIWTSPGDYGDRRGKYTPTWWKLEGSQYGLRKSWRVTPEGSFIDGVKISDITLADLSLEAHHSITIRIGVEESADHVGGANIFGRGFGNYNQDLILRILF; encoded by the coding sequence ATGATGGATGAGGATCAGATTCTAGTTATTGAACCACGACAAGGCCTTGATATATTAAAAGGGCTTGCTTCGGAAATACGGGTTGAAATTCTTTTGCTTGTTCAAAAACGGTCACGCAATATAAATGAAATAGCCCAAGCCCTCGGCATGGCACAATCTACCATCGCAACAAACGTAATGGTATTGGAAAAAGCCGGTCTGATACGAACAGAAAGTATTAAAGGCAAAAAAGGAATGCAAAAGATTTGTCATCCTGTTTATCGTGAGATGGTTGTCAAACTTAAAGGTGAAGAGCCGCAGCAATCTCGGGATGATATTGTTGAAGTAGAGATGCCTATCGGACTTTATACACGCTATAACGTTACCGCACCCTGCGGATTATGCTCGGCAGAAAATATTATCGGCTATCTTGATGTTCCTTCTTCATTTTTAGATCCGGCAAGAATGAAGGCCGGCCTCATTTGGTTTGAGACAGGATATATCGAATACAAATTTCCAAATAACAGCCTCTACAAAGAACGCCCGGTCACAGGCGTTGAGTTTATAGCCGAACTATCATCTGAAGTCCCGGGAACCAATAAAGAATGGCTTTCCGACATTTGTGTTTCGATAAACGGCATAAAAATCGGGATATGGACGTCTCCCGGAGATTACGGAGACCGGCGAGGGAAATACACTCCGACATGGTGGAAACTTGAAGGATCACAATACGGTCTCCGTAAGAGTTGGCGAGTAACCCCGGAAGGCTCCTTCATTGACGGGGTTAAAATATCGGATATCACCCTTGCGGACTTATCACTGGAGGCCCACCACTCGATAACAATCAGAATCGGGGTAGAAGAATCGGCAGATCATGTCGGAGGTGCCAATATATTTGGAAGAGGCTTCGGGAATTATAACCAAGATCTCATTCTTCGTATATTATTTTGA
- a CDS encoding ABC transporter substrate-binding protein, which produces MFFAFAKRFFFLMSLALVLVFSVVAGGQGESEGVKGGTELELWTFQETHIEFYEQMAKLWNEEYPDRQIELVATAYPYDEMHNQLLVALQSGVGAPDIVDVEIARFPNYLKGVPQFAAMNDKVEPIMDELVKGRFEIYAKDGKYYGLPFHVGALVMYYNMDILNKAGVDPDTIETWDDYVEAGKKVKAATGKPMTTIEVTEQWSFWPLISQRGSDFVDENGKIILDNDINIDTLQFLYDMMHTYNIAIPTPGGFCHSEEYYGFMNNGGAASIAMPFWYMNRFTDYMPDLKGKILIRPCPRFTPTGHRSAGMGGTGTVVTNQADDIELAKDFLAFAKLSKEGNILLWKLLGFDPPRWSVWEDPALHEKNKFTDYYINGTKIFDEVLKVKDEIYPVHMSPAVPDIINVIQSEVMYQVLEDQSKTPREALVDAANQVRAMY; this is translated from the coding sequence ATGTTTTTTGCGTTTGCTAAGCGTTTTTTCTTTCTTATGAGCTTGGCCCTGGTCCTCGTTTTTTCGGTGGTTGCCGGCGGTCAGGGTGAGTCAGAGGGCGTGAAAGGGGGTACAGAACTTGAACTCTGGACATTTCAGGAGACGCATATTGAATTTTATGAGCAGATGGCCAAACTTTGGAATGAAGAATATCCTGATCGCCAAATAGAATTGGTGGCAACTGCCTACCCCTATGATGAGATGCACAATCAATTACTGGTTGCACTTCAATCGGGAGTTGGGGCCCCCGACATTGTTGACGTCGAGATTGCGCGGTTCCCAAACTATCTCAAAGGGGTCCCTCAATTTGCGGCGATGAATGATAAAGTTGAACCCATCATGGACGAATTGGTCAAGGGACGCTTTGAAATTTATGCCAAAGACGGCAAATATTACGGACTTCCGTTCCATGTCGGGGCCTTGGTCATGTATTACAATATGGATATTCTCAATAAGGCTGGGGTGGATCCCGATACCATTGAAACCTGGGATGACTATGTCGAGGCTGGAAAAAAGGTAAAAGCGGCAACCGGTAAACCAATGACTACCATCGAAGTGACCGAACAGTGGAGTTTTTGGCCCTTGATTTCACAACGGGGTTCCGACTTTGTGGACGAAAATGGCAAGATCATTTTAGACAACGACATTAATATCGATACTCTTCAATTCCTTTACGATATGATGCATACATACAACATTGCGATACCGACACCCGGCGGATTCTGTCATTCTGAAGAGTATTATGGTTTCATGAACAATGGCGGAGCTGCGAGTATTGCTATGCCTTTCTGGTATATGAACCGTTTCACAGACTATATGCCGGATCTTAAAGGCAAGATCCTCATCCGTCCCTGTCCGAGGTTTACTCCGACCGGTCACCGTTCGGCAGGTATGGGCGGCACCGGTACCGTGGTAACAAATCAAGCGGACGATATTGAGCTTGCAAAAGATTTCCTTGCCTTTGCAAAGCTGTCAAAAGAAGGCAATATCCTTTTATGGAAACTCTTGGGCTTTGATCCTCCCCGATGGAGTGTCTGGGAAGATCCGGCACTGCATGAGAAGAACAAATTTACCGACTATTACATAAATGGTACAAAAATCTTCGATGAAGTTCTCAAGGTCAAGGATGAGATTTATCCTGTCCATATGTCACCTGCGGTTCCCGATATCATTAATGTCATACAGTCGGAAGTAATGTATCAGGTGCTTGAAGACCAGAGCAAAACGCCTCGAGAGGCATTGGTTGATGCAGCCAATCAGGTCCGCGCTATGTATTAG
- a CDS encoding efflux RND transporter permease subunit — MNLTRAAITNNRTTVIIILLMIVGGIYSYISMPKAEDPGFTIRVAQVITYYPGASPERVRKLVTEPLEDAIEGIPEVEEVRSQSKADVSIISVKIAFAYSNLDPIWSDLEEVVGSIAQDLPDGITGPYINDKFSDIYPILLTVSGRDFTLQELGDVAEGLKREIQKETQVGDVRIEGVPDEQITVRYDSSQLTNFRITPYQLASVMENTNIVRPGGSIRTSQERISIEPSGSFADLEALKSTLITIPGRQEVVPLSDIAEVVKEEKHPFDKYISANGEHAVLIAVNMKEGGNITTMGDQMRALIEDMKDHYPIGINFDFIVFQPSIVEDLISTFTSNVLQAMIIVLIVMFFFLGFREGILVASLVPLSMLTTLSIMKATGIWIDQMSLASLIIVLGMLVDNAIVITESTTVLMKEGMTVFDTSLKSVKELRIPLLTSSLTTAFAFLPIVMSQNQTGEFTRPLFWVVSITLLASWMISTTIIPFFAQRLLAKRYQGRKAKASQRKNKTSPSRFPAYYETLLARMLKHRGIVVLVLMAAFIGALCLFTRIPSSFFPTADFPVFTAEVVLPRGSSIERSAEVARDFDRFLTTERGADKGDVVSWGTFVGGGIPRFRLNVSPESARPEYIFIIINTSDYKDIEPLMAKIENYATTKHPDARLTQKRFTTGVEVDAPVEIRISGPERRQLMEIVGLLKAKLAETKGLKHIRDDWGADVKKLDITIDEELARKAGVSNQDIAISLQAATQGITVSQYRGDEEIIPIVLKDGAIDDRDIDRLSSLQTYAQSSGKAVNLSQVAGVDLLWQPAVIIRKDGLDTITVQAETTKDVSAIELADRIDSWLIKEKEHWPVGFSYEFGGEMEGSSDANKAIMREVPLAFLLILLLLVAQFNSLRRAFVILVTIPFGFIGVVIGLLVSGSPFSFMSLLGLVSLAGIVVNNAIILIDRIETERKNKGSLEKAIIVSASKRLWPILLTTTTTIGGLIPLMLFGGPLWLPMASAIIFGLGFSTILTLGFVPVLYHLLFSPRKGNPRKGASLR; from the coding sequence ATGAATCTTACGCGCGCGGCCATCACCAACAACAGGACGACAGTTATTATCATTCTTCTTATGATTGTAGGCGGAATATACTCCTATATATCCATGCCGAAGGCCGAAGATCCCGGCTTTACCATACGAGTTGCGCAGGTCATTACCTACTATCCAGGGGCAAGCCCGGAACGAGTCAGAAAACTTGTCACCGAGCCCCTGGAAGATGCAATAGAGGGGATTCCCGAGGTCGAGGAAGTTCGTTCGCAGTCGAAAGCGGATGTTTCGATCATCAGTGTCAAGATCGCCTTTGCATATTCCAATCTTGATCCCATATGGAGCGACCTGGAAGAAGTGGTGGGATCAATCGCACAAGATCTGCCCGACGGTATAACAGGCCCCTATATCAACGACAAATTTTCCGATATCTATCCGATCCTCCTCACCGTTTCGGGCAGGGATTTTACCCTTCAGGAACTCGGAGATGTTGCAGAAGGGCTGAAACGGGAAATCCAAAAGGAAACTCAGGTTGGCGACGTACGTATAGAAGGGGTACCTGATGAACAGATAACCGTACGCTATGATTCTTCCCAACTCACAAATTTCCGGATTACGCCGTATCAGCTTGCAAGTGTGATGGAAAACACCAACATCGTCCGCCCGGGGGGAAGCATAAGAACCTCGCAGGAACGCATTTCGATAGAACCCTCGGGTTCCTTTGCCGATCTGGAGGCATTAAAGAGCACCCTGATTACTATTCCCGGCCGGCAAGAGGTGGTCCCCCTTTCCGACATCGCCGAAGTGGTAAAAGAAGAAAAGCACCCTTTCGACAAGTACATCTCGGCAAACGGAGAACATGCTGTTCTCATAGCCGTCAATATGAAAGAAGGTGGAAATATCACGACCATGGGAGATCAGATGAGGGCCCTGATCGAAGATATGAAAGACCACTACCCCATCGGGATAAATTTCGATTTCATTGTTTTTCAGCCCAGCATAGTCGAGGATCTTATATCGACCTTCACATCCAATGTACTTCAAGCCATGATCATTGTCCTCATCGTGATGTTTTTCTTCCTGGGATTCAGGGAGGGAATTCTCGTGGCCTCATTGGTCCCGCTCTCGATGCTTACCACCCTCAGCATTATGAAGGCGACGGGAATCTGGATAGATCAAATGTCACTTGCCTCGCTGATTATCGTTTTGGGGATGTTGGTGGATAACGCCATCGTCATCACGGAATCCACAACAGTCCTGATGAAAGAGGGGATGACGGTCTTTGATACCTCCCTAAAATCGGTAAAAGAATTACGGATTCCCCTCCTTACAAGCTCGCTAACCACCGCCTTCGCCTTTCTTCCCATTGTCATGTCGCAAAATCAGACAGGAGAATTTACCCGGCCGCTTTTTTGGGTCGTATCCATCACGCTTCTCGCCTCATGGATGATCTCCACGACAATCATTCCCTTTTTTGCTCAACGGCTCCTTGCAAAAAGGTATCAGGGAAGAAAAGCGAAAGCATCTCAAAGGAAAAACAAAACATCACCTTCCCGTTTTCCTGCCTATTACGAAACGTTGCTTGCACGCATGTTGAAACATAGAGGTATAGTTGTCCTGGTGCTTATGGCAGCGTTCATCGGAGCACTCTGCCTTTTCACTCGCATCCCCTCCTCTTTTTTCCCTACCGCAGACTTTCCCGTCTTCACCGCAGAGGTAGTTCTTCCCCGGGGAAGCTCAATTGAGCGTTCGGCAGAGGTAGCAAGAGACTTCGACCGATTTCTCACCACAGAGAGGGGCGCCGACAAAGGAGATGTGGTTAGCTGGGGAACCTTCGTCGGAGGAGGAATCCCACGATTTCGGCTCAATGTTTCTCCGGAATCAGCCAGACCGGAATACATCTTTATCATCATCAACACCAGCGATTATAAGGACATAGAGCCGCTCATGGCCAAAATCGAAAACTATGCGACTACAAAGCATCCCGATGCACGATTGACCCAAAAGCGTTTTACTACCGGGGTGGAAGTTGATGCTCCGGTGGAGATTCGCATCTCGGGGCCGGAGAGAAGGCAGCTGATGGAAATCGTCGGATTGCTAAAGGCAAAACTTGCCGAGACAAAGGGTTTAAAACATATTCGGGACGACTGGGGAGCCGATGTCAAGAAGCTTGATATCACCATCGACGAGGAACTTGCACGAAAAGCCGGGGTGAGTAATCAGGATATTGCTATATCACTGCAGGCCGCTACACAGGGTATTACAGTTTCCCAATATCGCGGGGATGAGGAGATCATTCCCATTGTTCTCAAAGATGGTGCGATAGACGATAGGGACATCGACAGACTTTCATCGCTGCAGACCTATGCCCAGTCATCGGGAAAAGCGGTCAACCTTTCCCAGGTGGCCGGTGTCGACCTCCTCTGGCAGCCGGCGGTCATTATCAGAAAAGATGGACTTGATACCATTACCGTCCAGGCAGAAACGACGAAGGATGTAAGCGCCATCGAACTGGCTGATAGGATCGATAGTTGGCTGATAAAAGAAAAAGAGCATTGGCCTGTCGGCTTTTCCTACGAATTCGGCGGCGAGATGGAGGGATCTTCCGATGCAAACAAGGCTATTATGAGGGAGGTTCCCTTAGCCTTTCTTCTTATACTTCTTCTACTGGTGGCACAGTTTAACTCTCTCAGAAGGGCCTTTGTCATTCTGGTTACAATCCCCTTCGGTTTCATCGGCGTAGTTATCGGACTCTTGGTAAGCGGCAGTCCCTTTAGCTTTATGAGCCTTCTCGGCCTTGTTTCCCTTGCGGGGATAGTGGTGAATAACGCCATCATTCTGATCGACAGGATCGAAACGGAACGAAAAAACAAGGGAAGCCTGGAGAAGGCCATCATCGTTTCGGCTTCGAAAAGATTATGGCCGATTCTGCTTACCACAACGACCACTATCGGGGGGCTGATCCCGCTTATGCTTTTTGGAGGTCCGCTGTGGCTTCCCATGGCCTCCGCCATTATCTTCGGGTTAGGTTTTTCGACAATCCTTACCCTCGGTTTTGTACCGGTACTCTATCATCTGCTCTTTTCTCCAAGGAAGGGAAATCCCCGTAAGGGGGCATCTCTTAGATAA
- the arfA gene encoding arabinosylfuranosidase ArfA, with translation METLSGKIIVDTSFTLSEVDPRLFGSFIEHLGRAVYGGIYDPDHPTADEQGFRGDVIEMVKKLDVPLIRYPGGNFVSGYRWEDGVGPKRERPTRLDLAWRSIEPNQIGTNEFMDWASKVGAEVNLAVNLGTRGIEAAQSLIEYCNHPSGTYWSDLRRSHGYPEPHNIKVWSLGNEMDGRWQIGHKTAYEYGRLASEAGRVMKWVDPSIELIVCGSSNSRMPSYPDWEATVLMETYDEVDYIALHNYYGNEDDNILEYMAQSEDMDHYIRTVIATCDFVKAKKRSKKQINIAFDEWNVWFHSNEADKKQEPWTVGPPLLQDRYTLEDAVLVGELLITLLKHADRVKIACLAQLVNVIAPIMTEPEKGAWAQTIYYPFLHASRYGRGTVLQTPLDAPSYESVTFGDVSYLTAIAVYNEQEGDLTLFAVNRSPEKSMELSCDLRSFEDFMPADHIILDGPDPKAYNSADQQNVVPRRGTLPAWENGSCSVILPPLSWNVLRFSKGD, from the coding sequence ATGGAAACACTTAGTGGTAAAATAATTGTAGATACGTCATTTACGCTTTCTGAGGTAGATCCGAGACTCTTCGGTTCATTCATTGAACATCTTGGGCGGGCTGTTTACGGTGGCATTTACGATCCTGATCATCCAACAGCCGATGAGCAAGGGTTTCGTGGTGATGTTATCGAGATGGTAAAAAAACTTGACGTTCCGCTGATCCGCTATCCCGGTGGGAATTTTGTTTCCGGTTATCGTTGGGAAGATGGTGTAGGGCCGAAGAGGGAACGTCCTACTCGGCTGGATCTTGCCTGGCGCAGCATCGAGCCTAACCAAATCGGAACAAATGAGTTCATGGACTGGGCGAGTAAGGTCGGGGCCGAAGTCAATCTTGCGGTAAACCTCGGAACCCGCGGTATTGAGGCAGCACAAAGTCTGATTGAATACTGTAATCATCCTTCCGGTACCTATTGGAGTGATCTGCGTCGCTCCCACGGATATCCCGAACCTCACAATATAAAGGTCTGGAGCCTTGGAAATGAGATGGACGGCCGCTGGCAGATCGGGCACAAAACAGCCTATGAGTACGGCCGGCTTGCCTCGGAGGCAGGGCGGGTGATGAAATGGGTTGACCCATCCATCGAGCTGATTGTCTGCGGCAGTTCAAACAGTCGCATGCCAAGCTATCCGGATTGGGAAGCTACGGTCCTTATGGAAACCTACGACGAGGTGGATTATATTGCACTCCACAACTACTATGGTAATGAAGATGATAATATTCTTGAATATATGGCCCAGTCGGAGGATATGGACCATTACATTCGAACCGTCATAGCCACCTGTGATTTTGTAAAGGCAAAAAAGCGAAGTAAGAAGCAGATCAATATCGCTTTTGATGAATGGAATGTCTGGTTTCATTCTAACGAAGCGGATAAAAAACAGGAACCCTGGACCGTCGGGCCTCCGCTCCTCCAGGACCGTTACACCTTGGAAGATGCCGTTCTTGTTGGAGAGCTACTGATTACCCTTCTAAAGCATGCCGACCGCGTCAAGATTGCTTGTCTGGCCCAACTGGTAAATGTCATTGCGCCGATCATGACCGAACCGGAAAAAGGCGCATGGGCCCAAACCATCTACTATCCCTTTCTTCATGCCTCACGTTACGGACGTGGTACCGTGCTTCAGACCCCGTTGGATGCCCCAAGCTATGAAAGTGTAACCTTTGGTGATGTTTCTTACCTTACCGCAATAGCTGTATATAATGAACAAGAAGGAGATTTAACGCTTTTTGCCGTAAATCGATCCCCGGAAAAGAGCATGGAGCTATCTTGTGACCTGCGTTCGTTTGAAGATTTTATGCCTGCAGACCATATCATCCTCGATGGTCCCGATCCCAAGGCCTACAATTCTGCCGATCAACAAAACGTTGTTCCCCGCAGGGGCACACTCCCTGCCTGGGAAAACGGTAGCTGTTCAGTAATACTTCCCCCTCTTTCCTGGAATGTATTACGTTTCTCGAAAGGCGATTGA
- a CDS encoding B12-binding domain-containing radical SAM protein has translation MRIALIQPPLRDFYRTSHRLNALGLELVGQILRDAGCEVALYNFPRHKQVSSLALPKAVSHLRPFLVPGERGALSGFGSFRRFGPDYDEAARLVGEGRPDLVFIGLFAWAYGEDALSMASSFRKLYPALRLGIGGAGVSVDPSRFERCGFFDLIFTGLGELSLLRWLAAGAPLSGRFDAPTDACGGEQEASPAVFYYEKGGILSISASRGCPMRCRFCANRLVHGLRFRTASVSRIMAIAEKAVVDRHVRLIAFEDDNLSADRAWFLELLSALHRRFPEARCSAENGIDYRFLDPDDLRIIFKLGFRKFNFSIASVESGERKRERRSGSLGHYARLVSAASELGAEIITYFIAGLPGESFDTAVKNLLYLETLPTVIGISLFYPVPGIEGFDAGQIADAPFQRALGSAAWPWGGGYSTAQLLTAFRLSRLANALMHPEKDPYTSALLHEVVLRRRLLTLQGRHHQLADLPWQDLSMVLSFLEKSSRVHSFSR, from the coding sequence ATGCGTATTGCGCTTATTCAGCCACCCCTGCGTGATTTTTACCGAACGTCTCACCGTTTGAATGCCCTCGGATTGGAGCTTGTGGGGCAAATCCTGAGGGATGCAGGCTGCGAGGTAGCTCTCTATAATTTCCCGCGTCATAAGCAGGTGAGCTCTCTTGCCCTGCCCAAGGCAGTTTCCCATCTTCGTCCTTTTCTGGTTCCCGGAGAACGGGGAGCCCTCTCCGGCTTCGGTTCATTTCGTCGATTTGGCCCGGACTATGATGAGGCTGCAAGGCTGGTAGGTGAGGGCAGACCTGATCTGGTTTTTATCGGCCTCTTCGCCTGGGCCTACGGAGAAGATGCCCTCTCCATGGCATCCTCGTTTCGTAAGCTCTATCCTGCGTTGCGTCTCGGAATAGGGGGCGCCGGTGTTTCGGTCGACCCCTCCCGTTTTGAGCGATGTGGTTTTTTCGATTTGATTTTTACCGGATTGGGAGAGCTCTCCCTCCTCCGTTGGCTTGCCGCCGGTGCCCCGCTCTCGGGGCGCTTCGACGCTCCTACCGATGCGTGTGGAGGAGAACAGGAGGCTTCCCCCGCCGTTTTTTACTATGAAAAGGGCGGTATTCTGTCAATATCCGCCAGCCGTGGCTGCCCCATGCGTTGCCGTTTCTGCGCCAATCGCCTTGTCCACGGCCTTCGCTTTCGCACGGCATCGGTTTCCCGGATCATGGCCATTGCTGAAAAAGCCGTAGTCGACAGGCATGTGCGGTTGATCGCCTTTGAGGACGACAACCTCTCAGCGGATCGCGCCTGGTTCCTCGAACTGCTTTCCGCTCTTCACCGCAGGTTCCCCGAGGCACGATGTTCCGCAGAGAATGGTATCGATTACCGTTTCCTCGATCCCGATGATCTTCGGATCATTTTTAAACTGGGATTTAGAAAATTCAATTTTTCCATTGCTTCGGTGGAGAGCGGGGAGCGAAAGCGGGAACGGCGTAGCGGCAGCCTCGGACACTATGCCCGGCTTGTTTCGGCTGCCTCCGAGCTTGGCGCGGAGATTATTACCTATTTCATTGCCGGACTTCCCGGCGAGTCTTTCGACACAGCCGTCAAAAACCTCCTCTATCTGGAGACTTTGCCGACGGTGATCGGCATAAGCCTTTTCTATCCCGTTCCCGGAATAGAGGGGTTTGACGCCGGTCAGATTGCCGATGCCCCCTTTCAGAGGGCCCTGGGAAGCGCCGCCTGGCCCTGGGGCGGTGGCTATTCCACGGCCCAGCTGCTTACCGCCTTCAGGCTTTCCCGTCTTGCCAATGCACTTATGCATCCTGAAAAAGATCCGTACACTTCGGCCCTTCTTCACGAGGTTGTTTTGCGGCGTCGGCTTTTGACCCTTCAGGGCAGGCACCATCAATTGGCCGACCTGCCGTGGCAGGATCTGTCAATGGTCCTGTCCTTTCTTGAGAAAAGTTCCCGGGTGCATTCTTTTTCTCGGTGA
- a CDS encoding carbohydrate ABC transporter permease has protein sequence MSFQEIVPGQVRFIGGTNYKRLLNPQFFTAVKNSLTYMFWTIVVLIPVPMILAVLLNSIPGKKSYLLRGMLFIPALMSVVVVGTIFRLLFASSDMALVNRFVGLFGGEPQAWLLAGSWKSMFLLVLIATWRWTGINIVYFLSGLQQIPHDLYESAEIDGAGPVQKLFRITIPLLKPTTVFVTAISIFGGLAMFEESYILWSAGSPDNSGLTIVRYIYRRGFEAADMGFGSAVGIALLFLVLLVSFTFLKITGFFKQERV, from the coding sequence ATGAGTTTTCAGGAAATCGTTCCGGGACAGGTCCGTTTCATAGGAGGGACGAATTATAAACGACTGTTGAATCCACAGTTTTTTACAGCGGTGAAAAATAGTCTTACATATATGTTTTGGACTATTGTCGTTTTGATTCCGGTCCCAATGATTCTGGCTGTCTTGCTGAACTCGATTCCCGGAAAAAAAAGTTATCTGTTGCGGGGGATGCTTTTTATTCCGGCTTTGATGTCGGTAGTTGTCGTTGGCACGATTTTCCGTCTGCTTTTTGCTTCCAGCGATATGGCCCTCGTGAATCGCTTCGTAGGGCTTTTCGGCGGGGAGCCTCAGGCATGGCTTTTAGCTGGCTCGTGGAAGTCCATGTTTCTTCTTGTATTGATAGCTACCTGGAGATGGACCGGAATTAATATTGTTTATTTCCTTTCTGGTTTGCAGCAAATACCTCATGATCTGTATGAGTCGGCGGAAATAGACGGAGCCGGTCCTGTCCAGAAATTATTTCGGATAACAATCCCTCTCCTAAAACCGACAACCGTTTTTGTTACGGCTATCAGCATTTTCGGCGGGCTTGCCATGTTTGAGGAGAGCTACATTTTGTGGAGTGCCGGTTCCCCGGACAATTCCGGGCTTACTATCGTTCGTTATATTTATCGACGGGGATTTGAAGCGGCGGACATGGGGTTTGGTTCTGCAGTCGGTATAGCGCTTCTGTTTCTGGTGCTTTTGGTCAGCTTTACCTTTCTAAAAATAACTGGTTTTTTCAAACAGGAGCGGGTTTAG
- a CDS encoding TetR/AcrR family transcriptional regulator, producing MSERVKRKQSAARQRLITAAKKLFYEKGYDKTTVLDITTRADVSKGSYYTHFSTKADILATIVIENLIRQTKEIEAIRNTPVSGIEKLEKVLRLFVDHFLAEPENGDITTNTEVAFCRNELSRDVARMIVSHIGLLRQQFMQIVGEGIKDGTIRNIDNFETFGDVVIPMARSYLARTALFANAAPPRPEHFKNNAKHMVDFFIAVLSP from the coding sequence ATGAGTGAGCGGGTTAAGAGGAAGCAATCTGCAGCAAGGCAGCGGCTTATAACCGCTGCCAAAAAGCTGTTCTATGAAAAAGGTTACGATAAAACAACGGTCCTCGACATAACGACAAGGGCCGATGTCAGCAAGGGGTCATATTATACCCATTTCTCCACCAAGGCCGATATTCTTGCCACCATCGTTATCGAAAACTTAATCCGTCAGACCAAAGAAATAGAAGCGATACGGAACACTCCCGTCTCCGGCATCGAAAAGCTGGAGAAGGTCCTTCGTCTTTTCGTCGATCATTTTCTCGCCGAGCCCGAGAATGGTGATATCACGACGAATACGGAAGTAGCCTTCTGCAGGAACGAGCTTTCCCGCGATGTGGCACGTATGATTGTCTCCCATATCGGCCTTTTACGCCAACAGTTCATGCAGATCGTAGGTGAAGGAATCAAAGACGGTACTATTCGCAACATCGATAATTTTGAAACCTTCGGGGATGTTGTTATCCCGATGGCCAGATCCTATCTCGCCCGGACGGCGCTTTTTGCCAATGCCGCCCCGCCCCGTCCGGAACACTTCAAAAACAATGCCAAACACATGGTCGACTTTTTCATTGCCGTTCTTTCTCCTTAA